One Gemmatimonadota bacterium genomic region harbors:
- a CDS encoding AAA family ATPase, with translation MSDTPTLADQLAAYGTVLTDPRYLPSEVFVDGREETLSQIRTALGRREGPRAVLLVGPSGAGKTALVHALAHHYRNEYPDEAHIVQLSVTTLTSGTMYVGVWEERLAKLVELAARTSTVLYAPSLADLASAGRWSKSDHNMAAALAEPLAQRRITMIAESTPEAYRLLLGRDPSLVRLFEVIQVPPATAAETRHILSKVAEREEKDIASDVIDRAVELAGEFLIGSAMPGAAVDLLLRAINAVPDYEPAIVASDLLVTLSASTGLPRDYLDDAIPLDRASVRTFLEARVMGQPEAVDAAMERVALIKAGLTDPERPFGVLMFAGPTGVGRRSSPAPLLSCSLATRTG, from the coding sequence GTGAGCGATACACCTACACTTGCCGACCAGCTCGCCGCATACGGCACCGTCCTGACCGACCCCCGATACCTCCCGTCCGAGGTGTTCGTGGACGGACGGGAGGAAACGCTGAGCCAGATACGGACTGCCCTCGGACGACGCGAGGGACCCAGGGCCGTATTGCTTGTCGGCCCATCCGGCGCAGGGAAAACGGCCCTCGTACACGCGCTCGCGCATCACTACCGCAACGAATATCCCGACGAAGCGCACATCGTGCAGCTGAGTGTCACCACTCTGACGAGTGGCACCATGTACGTCGGCGTATGGGAGGAGCGGCTGGCCAAGCTCGTCGAACTGGCCGCCAGAACCTCAACCGTTCTGTACGCGCCGTCACTCGCAGACCTCGCGAGCGCTGGCCGCTGGTCAAAGTCCGACCATAACATGGCAGCCGCGCTCGCCGAGCCGCTCGCGCAGCGCAGGATCACGATGATCGCGGAGAGTACCCCGGAGGCCTATCGCCTCCTGTTGGGCCGCGACCCATCACTTGTCCGTCTGTTCGAGGTCATCCAGGTCCCACCAGCTACGGCCGCAGAAACGCGGCACATTCTCTCAAAGGTGGCCGAACGCGAGGAGAAGGACATCGCCTCCGACGTGATCGATCGTGCCGTTGAGCTGGCAGGTGAATTTCTGATCGGGAGCGCGATGCCGGGAGCCGCGGTGGACTTGCTGCTCCGCGCCATCAACGCGGTGCCGGACTACGAGCCCGCGATCGTGGCGTCGGACCTGCTCGTGACGCTGTCGGCCTCCACCGGCCTTCCGCGCGACTACCTCGATGATGCCATCCCGCTGGACCGCGCGTCGGTACGAACGTTCCTGGAGGCACGGGTCATGGGGCAGCCCGAGGCGGTCGACGCCGCAATGGAACGCGTCGCCCTCATCAAGGCGGGCTTGACCGACCCTGAACGACCCTTTGGTGTCCTGATGTTTGCGGGACCGACCGGGGTGGGAAGACGGAGCTCGCCCGCGCCCTTGCTGAGTTGCTCTTTGGCGACCCGAACCGGATGA